The Streptomyces europaeiscabiei genome window below encodes:
- a CDS encoding ABC transporter permease yields the protein MSTFSLAVRDSSTMLRRNLLHARRYPSLTLNLLLTPIMLLLLFVYIFGDVMSAGIGGSDRSDYIAYIVPGILMMTIGGTVVGTAVSVSTDMNEGIIARFRTMAIHRGSVLIGHVVGSVLSCVASVVLVGAVGVAIGFRSTDATVLEWLAAFGLLALFSLALTWIAVGMGLSSPNAEAAANSAQPLILLPLISSAFIPADTMPGWFQPIAEYQPFTPAIETLRGLLLGTEIGHNGWLALAWCLGLAVLGYFWSASKFNSDPK from the coding sequence ATGAGCACCTTCTCCCTCGCCGTGCGCGACTCGTCCACGATGTTGCGCCGCAACCTCCTGCACGCGCGCCGCTACCCCTCCCTCACCCTGAACCTGCTCCTGACCCCGATCATGTTGCTGCTGCTCTTCGTCTACATCTTCGGAGACGTGATGAGCGCGGGCATCGGCGGCAGCGACCGCTCCGACTACATCGCCTACATCGTTCCGGGCATCCTGATGATGACCATCGGCGGCACCGTCGTCGGGACCGCCGTGTCCGTCTCCACCGATATGAACGAGGGCATCATCGCCCGCTTCCGTACCATGGCGATCCACCGCGGTTCCGTCCTGATCGGGCACGTCGTCGGCAGCGTGCTGAGTTGCGTCGCCAGCGTGGTCCTCGTGGGCGCGGTCGGTGTGGCCATCGGCTTCCGCTCCACCGATGCCACGGTCCTGGAGTGGCTGGCGGCCTTCGGGCTGCTCGCGCTCTTCTCCCTGGCGCTCACCTGGATCGCGGTCGGCATGGGCCTGTCCAGCCCGAACGCCGAGGCGGCCGCCAACAGCGCGCAGCCGCTGATCCTCCTCCCGCTCATCTCCAGCGCGTTCATCCCGGCCGACACGATGCCGGGCTGGTTCCAGCCGATCGCCGAGTACCAGCCCTTCACCCCGGCCATCGAGACCCTGCGCGGTCTGCTGCTCGGCACCGAGATCGGCCACAACGGCTGGCTCGCCCTCGCCTGGTGCCTGGGCCTCGCGGTGCTCGGCTACTTCTGGTCGGCCTCGAAGTTCAACAGCGACCCGAAGTAA
- the mmuM gene encoding homocysteine S-methyltransferase yields MTSNAPGSFPHVPGPPVGPFAAALAAETLVLDGGMSNQLASAGHDLSDELWSARLLVEHPEAITEAHLAYFEAGANVAITASYQATFEGFAKRGIRRERATELMSLSVELAVDAAVAAKAGGGSRPLLVAASVGPYGAMLADGSEYRGRYGLSVAGLEGFHRPRIEALAAAHPDVLALETIPDTDEAEALLRAIRGLDVPAWLSYTVAGDRTRAGQPLEEAFALAADAEEVVAVGVNCCSPDDVDGAIETAVRVTGKPVVVYPNSGETWDASARAWTGRSTFTAAQVEGWRAAGARLIGGCCRVGPEAISAIAKALS; encoded by the coding sequence ATGACCAGCAACGCACCCGGCAGCTTCCCCCACGTCCCCGGTCCTCCCGTCGGCCCCTTCGCCGCGGCCCTCGCCGCCGAGACCCTCGTCCTCGACGGCGGTATGTCCAACCAGCTGGCGTCCGCCGGGCACGACCTCAGTGACGAGCTGTGGTCGGCGCGGCTGCTCGTGGAGCACCCGGAGGCGATCACCGAGGCCCATCTCGCCTACTTCGAGGCGGGCGCGAACGTGGCGATCACCGCCAGCTACCAGGCCACCTTCGAGGGCTTCGCCAAGCGCGGCATCCGACGGGAGCGGGCCACCGAACTCATGTCCCTGAGTGTCGAGTTGGCCGTGGACGCGGCGGTGGCGGCCAAGGCGGGGGGCGGCTCGCGCCCTCTGCTGGTGGCCGCCTCGGTCGGCCCGTACGGAGCGATGCTCGCCGACGGCTCCGAGTACCGGGGCCGGTACGGGCTGAGCGTCGCCGGGTTGGAAGGGTTCCACCGGCCCCGCATCGAGGCGCTGGCCGCCGCCCACCCGGACGTCCTGGCCCTGGAGACGATTCCGGACACCGACGAGGCCGAGGCGCTGCTGCGGGCGATCCGTGGCCTGGACGTGCCCGCCTGGCTGTCGTACACCGTCGCCGGCGACCGCACCCGCGCCGGGCAGCCGCTGGAGGAGGCCTTCGCGCTCGCCGCCGACGCCGAGGAGGTCGTCGCCGTGGGCGTGAACTGCTGCTCGCCCGACGACGTGGACGGCGCGATCGAGACGGCCGTCCGGGTCACCGGCAAGCCGGTCGTCGTCTACCCGAACAGCGGCGAGACCTGGGACGCGTCCGCGCGGGCCTGGACCGGGCGGTCGACGTTCACCGCCGCGCAGGTGGAGGGGTGGCGGGCGGCAGGGGCCCGGCTGATCGGCGGGTGCTGCCGGGTGGGGCCCGAGGCGATCTCGGCGATCGCGAAGGCGCTGAGCTGA
- a CDS encoding amino acid permease, with the protein MTTTSTPEATEPEPAPATESGTTPAPEPGTSAAAPGRKFGLAAATALVMGNIIGGGIFTLPAAVAPYGTVSLLAFAVLSVAAVLLALLFGKLARRSPVTGGLYVYPRDAFGPFAGFLSAWSYWTMCWVSIAALAVGVVGYVDVLIPLGDSKVVLALVALAALWLPAAANFAGTRYVGAVQIVSTVLKFVPLLLVGTIGLFFIDTDNYGPFNASGESAPGALAAAAALLLYSFLGVESAAVSAGEVRDPERNVGRASVLGTLASALVYILGTVAVFGLVPHKELVESGAPFADAVNSIAGGTWGGTVIALVAVASIVGCLNGWVLLSAQMPYAAARDGLFPKPFARVGKGGVPGFGVLATAVLGTLLIVVNYADDPETAFRVLVLITTFTGCVPYLLSAAAQLYWLARGTRERVRPAGLVRDLIVAALSFAFSFWLIAGAGYAAVYQGALFLFAGIPVYVWLRGRQEGAERASGTEDTADATA; encoded by the coding sequence ATGACCACCACCAGTACCCCCGAGGCCACCGAGCCCGAACCGGCCCCGGCCACGGAATCCGGGACCACCCCGGCACCCGAGCCCGGCACGAGCGCGGCGGCCCCGGGCCGCAAGTTCGGCCTCGCGGCGGCCACCGCCCTCGTCATGGGCAACATCATCGGCGGCGGCATCTTCACCCTCCCCGCCGCCGTCGCCCCCTACGGCACGGTCAGCCTGCTCGCCTTCGCCGTCCTGTCCGTGGCCGCCGTCCTGCTGGCGCTGCTCTTCGGGAAGCTGGCCAGGCGCAGCCCGGTCACCGGCGGCCTCTACGTCTACCCGCGCGACGCCTTCGGCCCCTTCGCGGGCTTCCTGTCGGCCTGGTCGTACTGGACGATGTGCTGGGTCAGCATCGCCGCGCTGGCCGTCGGCGTCGTCGGTTACGTCGACGTCCTGATACCCCTGGGCGACAGCAAGGTCGTCCTCGCGCTGGTGGCCCTGGCCGCCCTGTGGCTGCCGGCCGCCGCGAACTTCGCGGGCACCCGCTACGTGGGCGCCGTGCAGATCGTGTCCACCGTGCTGAAGTTCGTGCCGCTGCTGCTGGTCGGCACCATCGGCCTGTTCTTCATCGACACCGACAACTACGGCCCCTTCAACGCCTCCGGCGAGAGCGCCCCCGGCGCGCTGGCCGCCGCTGCCGCCCTCCTCCTCTACAGCTTCCTGGGCGTCGAGTCGGCCGCCGTCAGCGCCGGCGAGGTCCGTGACCCGGAGCGCAACGTGGGCCGCGCCAGCGTCCTCGGCACGCTCGCCTCCGCGCTGGTCTACATCCTCGGCACGGTCGCCGTGTTCGGCCTGGTCCCGCACAAGGAACTCGTCGAGTCGGGGGCGCCCTTCGCCGACGCGGTCAACTCGATCGCCGGCGGCACCTGGGGCGGCACGGTGATCGCGCTGGTCGCCGTCGCCTCGATCGTCGGCTGCCTCAACGGCTGGGTCCTGCTCAGCGCCCAGATGCCGTACGCCGCCGCCCGCGACGGCCTCTTCCCGAAGCCCTTCGCCCGAGTCGGCAAGGGCGGCGTCCCCGGCTTCGGCGTCCTCGCCACCGCCGTCCTCGGCACGCTCCTCATCGTCGTGAACTACGCGGACGACCCGGAGACCGCCTTCCGTGTCCTGGTGCTCATCACCACGTTCACCGGCTGCGTCCCGTACCTGCTCTCCGCGGCCGCCCAGCTGTACTGGCTGGCCCGGGGCACCCGCGAGCGGGTCCGTCCCGCCGGACTGGTCCGCGACCTGATCGTCGCCGCCCTCTCCTTCGCCTTCTCCTTCTGGCTGATCGCCGGCGCCGGCTACGCGGCCGTCTACCAGGGCGCCCTGTTCCTCTTCGCGGGCATCCCGGTGTACGTGTGGCTGCGGGGGCGGCAGGAGGGGGCCGAGCGAGCGAGCGGCACCGAGGACACGGCGGACGCCACCGCCTAG
- a CDS encoding peptidase inhibitor family I36 protein translates to MSSYEQEHDQKPSRGRRRIRRALAAAALTVATASLGLIAPSSASAAPQAWECDTGDVCVWTGINGTGSRCAWTNSDPDWWSGSIQCSWSDTQNVRSVWNRGTSSSYNYVVLYTGANYSGTRYCFGQNGGFDNDFNARIRSHRWQASC, encoded by the coding sequence ATGTCCTCGTACGAGCAGGAGCACGACCAGAAGCCGAGCCGCGGGCGCCGTCGGATCCGCAGGGCCCTCGCCGCCGCGGCCCTCACCGTCGCCACGGCCTCCCTGGGCCTGATCGCACCGAGTTCCGCAAGTGCCGCACCGCAGGCGTGGGAGTGCGACACCGGAGACGTGTGCGTCTGGACCGGCATCAACGGGACGGGCAGCCGGTGTGCCTGGACCAACTCCGATCCGGACTGGTGGAGCGGCAGCATCCAGTGTTCGTGGTCCGACACCCAGAACGTCAGGTCCGTCTGGAACCGCGGCACGTCGTCCTCGTACAACTACGTCGTCCTCTACACGGGCGCCAACTACAGCGGCACCCGCTACTGCTTCGGGCAGAACGGCGGCTTCGACAACGACTTCAACGCCAGGATCCGCTCCCACCGTTGGCAGGCTTCCTGCTGA
- a CDS encoding ArsR/SmtB family transcription factor gives MLRFHFMSEDLTKVRVATEPHALWEIAVSLHRLQTREGRWAYAPWFRTACASLRRAGLERTVKTFLVPLFPRASYFPDFLTPPEGTQGLAAGLEAVLATPRERVVREVDALTRTVGAPAWVRRLAERDMREQLVDALRAYHRAVIAPHEEHIQERLYAERARHARTLFHAGTEGLLAGLGPTIRWRPPVLEIHPYPDHRDVHLAGRGLLLIPSHFCWNAPIALADPGLPPVLLYPLHHRPATSPDAGSPPLHALLGPTRAAILRASASGSTTTEAARRAGVTPTTASHHTGVLRDAGLIASHRHANTVLHTLTPLGAALLDHKSRQAAE, from the coding sequence ATGCTCCGCTTTCATTTCATGTCCGAGGACCTGACCAAGGTCAGAGTGGCGACCGAGCCGCACGCGCTCTGGGAGATCGCGGTCAGTCTGCACCGGCTCCAGACCCGCGAAGGACGCTGGGCCTACGCGCCCTGGTTCCGTACCGCGTGTGCCTCGTTGCGCCGGGCCGGGCTCGAACGGACGGTGAAGACCTTCCTGGTGCCGCTCTTCCCGCGCGCCAGCTACTTCCCGGACTTCCTGACACCACCCGAGGGCACCCAAGGACTGGCTGCCGGGCTGGAGGCCGTTCTGGCGACGCCGCGCGAGCGGGTCGTGCGCGAGGTCGACGCGCTCACCCGGACCGTCGGCGCCCCGGCCTGGGTCCGCCGGCTCGCCGAGCGGGACATGCGTGAACAACTCGTGGACGCCCTGCGCGCCTACCACCGGGCAGTGATCGCCCCGCACGAGGAGCACATCCAGGAACGCCTGTACGCCGAGCGGGCCCGCCACGCGCGCACCCTGTTCCACGCCGGCACCGAGGGGCTGCTGGCCGGGTTGGGGCCCACGATCCGCTGGCGGCCACCGGTCCTGGAGATCCATCCGTACCCGGACCACCGCGACGTCCACCTCGCAGGGCGGGGGCTGCTCCTGATCCCCTCCCACTTCTGCTGGAACGCGCCCATCGCCCTGGCCGACCCCGGACTCCCGCCCGTGCTGCTCTACCCCCTCCACCACCGGCCGGCGACGTCCCCGGACGCGGGTTCCCCGCCGCTGCACGCGCTGCTCGGCCCCACCCGCGCCGCCATCCTCAGAGCCAGCGCGTCCGGCTCCACCACCACCGAGGCCGCCCGCCGGGCCGGTGTGACCCCCACGACGGCGAGCCATCACACCGGAGTACTGCGCGACGCCGGCCTGATTGCCAGCCACCGCCACGCCAACACCGTCCTGCACACCCTGACCCCACTCGGCGCCGCCCTGCTGGACCACAAGTCCCGGCAGGCGGCTGAGTAG
- a CDS encoding autotransporter, which produces MRSQPHKTAAAAGALAVTALMLGAPTATAAGPRDATSDVLAGRNVTLAGDTVVTVPSGTTTYDGVFSGTGTLTVRGSGTLVLTRDSDFTLPKSRQRQSVRTLGGNHPYVTTTNPDPPAVTVAKGATLQYGDSGSTGVIGHYPYGTPAFRLNQNNIRVDGTLRLALKNVQYNLGTISGSGLVSQPRFLWATWDLSGTHPFTGVIDNGTQVNAGRPEFATSLPNARKVLNQGTWTVDTPLGRTVTQGMDFYQREYGSDINVQSRPGSRVILTGQYSWSDQGGDRNPSLSDPALNWTPARKNVNKRGTNIKGANVQWGDGTTNKIFMPGTAQTVYINLLAARSRSLLTFDYNGPVTLGAPIGGGRFHDTLAAPGAGDIVVKGTKGNDVTFAAVQYYDGSTTVEKGAVLRLGSGRSGGDGGLYTKGDLCKVVNNGSLIIRNTSKPVTLPRVGGSGSLVQSGTATTTLTGGAVTYTGATTVTKGTLALRSGATLAHSRAVRLTTAGAKLDVGTAGLKVTRSLSGRGTVQGSVTNAGVVVAGLTVTGGYTQAEKGELVLRERPLKVNGAVRLAGGLDFAALAAVGGPGERITVIDHRGKGRNTGTFTGLREGAKVRLADNTYRISYRGGDGNDVVLTAAKANPSPAVKAASGAGSGSGARVTRTQNASASADSGLGWWPYALALGGLSGLLVPMTRRRRNNRRGGGRHAAAS; this is translated from the coding sequence GTGCGCAGCCAACCCCACAAGACAGCGGCGGCCGCCGGAGCCCTGGCGGTCACCGCCCTGATGCTCGGTGCCCCGACCGCGACCGCCGCCGGCCCCCGCGACGCGACCTCCGACGTACTGGCCGGGCGGAACGTGACGCTCGCCGGGGACACGGTGGTGACCGTGCCGTCCGGGACGACCACGTACGACGGCGTGTTCAGCGGCACGGGCACGCTCACCGTGCGCGGCTCCGGGACTCTGGTCCTCACCCGGGACAGCGACTTCACCCTGCCGAAGTCCCGGCAGCGGCAGAGCGTGAGGACACTCGGCGGGAACCACCCCTACGTCACCACCACGAACCCGGACCCGCCGGCCGTGACCGTCGCGAAGGGCGCGACCCTCCAGTACGGCGACAGCGGTTCGACCGGGGTGATCGGCCACTACCCGTACGGCACCCCGGCGTTCCGGCTCAACCAGAACAACATCCGGGTCGACGGCACCCTGCGGCTCGCCCTGAAGAACGTCCAGTACAACCTGGGGACCATCAGCGGCTCCGGCCTGGTCAGCCAGCCGAGGTTCCTGTGGGCCACCTGGGACCTGTCGGGCACCCATCCCTTCACCGGTGTGATCGACAACGGCACGCAGGTGAACGCCGGCCGTCCGGAGTTCGCGACCTCCCTGCCGAACGCGCGCAAGGTCCTCAACCAGGGCACCTGGACCGTGGACACCCCGCTGGGGCGGACCGTCACCCAGGGCATGGACTTCTACCAGCGCGAGTACGGCAGCGACATCAACGTCCAGTCCAGGCCCGGCAGCCGGGTGATCCTCACCGGCCAGTACAGCTGGTCGGACCAGGGCGGAGACAGGAACCCCTCGCTGAGCGACCCCGCCCTGAACTGGACGCCCGCACGGAAGAACGTCAACAAGCGCGGCACCAACATCAAGGGCGCGAACGTCCAGTGGGGCGACGGCACCACGAACAAGATCTTCATGCCGGGCACGGCCCAGACCGTCTACATCAACCTCCTCGCCGCGCGCTCCCGTTCACTGCTCACCTTCGACTACAACGGGCCGGTCACCCTGGGCGCCCCCATCGGCGGCGGCCGCTTCCACGACACACTGGCCGCGCCCGGCGCCGGGGACATCGTCGTCAAGGGGACGAAGGGCAACGACGTCACCTTCGCCGCCGTCCAGTACTACGACGGCTCGACGACCGTCGAGAAGGGCGCCGTGCTGCGGCTGGGCAGCGGCAGGTCAGGCGGCGACGGCGGCCTGTACACCAAGGGCGACCTCTGCAAGGTGGTCAACAACGGTTCGCTGATCATCCGGAACACCTCGAAGCCCGTGACCCTGCCGCGAGTCGGCGGCAGCGGCTCGCTCGTCCAGTCGGGCACGGCCACCACGACACTGACGGGCGGCGCGGTGACGTACACCGGGGCGACGACCGTCACCAAGGGCACGCTGGCGCTCCGCTCGGGGGCGACTCTCGCCCACAGCCGGGCCGTTCGGCTCACCACCGCCGGGGCGAAGCTCGACGTGGGCACGGCCGGGCTGAAGGTGACCAGGTCGCTGTCCGGCCGGGGCACGGTGCAGGGGTCGGTGACCAACGCGGGCGTGGTCGTGGCCGGACTCACGGTGACCGGCGGCTACACCCAGGCCGAGAAGGGCGAACTGGTGCTGCGCGAGCGACCGTTGAAAGTGAACGGGGCGGTGCGGCTGGCCGGTGGGCTGGACTTCGCGGCGCTGGCCGCCGTCGGCGGGCCCGGCGAGAGGATCACCGTGATCGACCACCGGGGCAAGGGCCGGAACACCGGGACGTTCACCGGACTGCGCGAGGGCGCCAAGGTGAGGCTCGCCGACAACACGTACCGGATCAGCTACCGGGGCGGCGACGGCAACGACGTCGTGCTGACGGCGGCGAAGGCGAACCCGTCACCGGCCGTCAAGGCCGCCTCGGGCGCCGGCTCCGGTTCCGGCGCCCGGGTCACCCGTACGCAGAACGCGAGCGCCTCCGCCGACAGCGGCCTGGGCTGGTGGCCGTACGCGCTGGCCCTCGGTGGTCTCTCCGGGCTGCTGGTGCCGATGACCCGGCGCCGCAGGAACAACCGGCGGGGAGGCGGCAGGCACGCCGCCGCGAGCTGA
- a CDS encoding glycoside hydrolase family 43 protein, translating to MPREHELPEPPHRRLLLKGALAAGALTALPAGVARASTSPAPTSPAPTSRPATSRPPYVNPLVRNRADPHINRHTDGFYYFTATAPEYDRIILRRSRTLRGLSTADESVIWRKHEAGAMGAHIWAPEIHRIDGKWYIYFASAPAEDIWAIRIWVLENSHPNPFRGTWVERGQLKTAWETFSLDATTFTHRGSRYLAWAQHEPGMNNNTAVWLSKMADPLTLTGPQVRLTTPELDWEVIGFKVNEGPSVIKRDGRLFMTYSASATDFNYCMGLLTIDADADLMDPANWSKSPTPVFTSNDTTKQYGPGHNSFTVAEDGCTDVLVYHARQYKDIVGDPLNDPNRHTRIQRLGWKPDGTPDFGVPVADTSTTSTE from the coding sequence ATGCCCCGCGAGCACGAACTTCCCGAACCTCCCCACCGGCGCCTGCTTCTGAAGGGGGCCCTGGCCGCCGGCGCCCTCACCGCCCTGCCCGCCGGCGTCGCCAGGGCGTCCACGTCCCCGGCACCCACGTCCCCGGCACCGACGTCCCGGCCGGCCACCTCCCGGCCGCCGTACGTCAATCCGCTGGTCCGCAACCGCGCCGACCCGCACATCAACCGGCACACCGACGGCTTCTACTACTTCACGGCGACCGCGCCCGAGTACGACCGGATCATCCTGCGCAGATCCCGCACCCTGCGCGGACTGTCGACGGCCGACGAGTCCGTCATCTGGCGCAAGCACGAGGCGGGCGCGATGGGCGCGCACATCTGGGCGCCGGAGATCCACCGCATCGACGGCAAGTGGTACATCTACTTCGCCTCCGCGCCCGCCGAGGACATCTGGGCGATCCGCATCTGGGTCCTGGAGAACTCCCACCCCAACCCCTTCAGGGGCACCTGGGTCGAGCGCGGGCAGCTGAAGACGGCCTGGGAGACCTTCTCCCTGGACGCCACCACCTTCACCCACCGGGGTTCGCGCTATCTCGCGTGGGCGCAGCACGAGCCCGGAATGAACAACAACACCGCGGTCTGGCTGTCGAAGATGGCCGACCCGCTGACCCTGACGGGACCTCAGGTGCGGCTCACCACACCCGAGTTGGACTGGGAGGTCATCGGCTTCAAGGTCAACGAGGGGCCGTCGGTCATCAAGCGCGACGGCCGGCTCTTCATGACGTACTCGGCGAGCGCGACCGACTTCAACTACTGCATGGGCCTGCTGACCATCGACGCGGACGCCGACCTCATGGACCCCGCCAACTGGTCGAAGTCTCCGACACCGGTCTTCACCAGCAACGACACCACCAAGCAGTACGGGCCGGGCCACAACAGCTTCACCGTCGCCGAGGACGGATGCACCGACGTCCTCGTCTACCACGCCCGCCAGTACAAGGACATCGTCGGCGACCCGCTCAACGACCCCAACCG